The genome window TCTGGTTATGTAAGAGAATATCCTCACCCTTAGGAAAGGCGCACACCAGCGCGGAGAGGTGTGGACATGGGCTGGGGTGGAAGCAGGCGAGCTCCACCCTGGGCGAAGGAGCCTGCCAGATACTCACAGTCCTCTCCGGAGTAGCCAATGGTGACCTGGGGCTCTGGTCCCTTGCCCTGGCTGTTGACGGCCTGGACTTTGATCTCGTAGGGCACAAAGGTGGACGTGTTGGACACCACCAGGAAGGGGTTGCTGACAATCTGCTCCTGCCAGGGCCCTCGTGTGCCCTGAGGGCGCCACTGCACGCGGTACTGAACCTGGGGGGCGTTCCAGTCCATCCACCGGAGCGGCTGGAGGAGGCCAGCAGAAGAGGAATTGGTTGGCCAAGAACACCAGCATTCTTTGGCCCGCCCCCCAGCGCTGACTGGCATCCCCAGACATCAGCCCCTTCCTTTGCACAGCCAAGGGGGAGCAACAGACACCCAGGTCATGGCCTCATGTCCCACAGGCAGCTTAGCCCAGGGACTCTCACCTTCCATGTGATGACCATATTGGTGGTCTCATTTCCTTCCCCCTTCACATCTACAGGGTTCTTCTCCGGGGCTGGAAAGGAATGTATTAACACATCAATGCTGCAGCCTCTTTTGGAGAACCATGAGGACTGAGGACCAAGGAACAAACGGCTCATTCTGGCACCAAGGGAGTCCAGTCCCCTCGCACTCCCCCTGGAAATTTGGAAGCAGAGGAACTTGGGCACGGCACCTCTCTCAGCCCTCCCTTCACAGCCCGGAGCCCCTTCCGGGTGGCATGGGAGTGGGTGCCAACCTGACTCACCTGCCTCAGGTGTGACCACAGTCTCAGAGACGGGGCTGGGCTCCCCGGGGCCGTATTTGTTGATGGCAGTAACCCTAAAGGTGTAGTGGACATAGGGCGACAGCTTGAGGGTGGTAGAGGTCTGGTTTCCTGGAACCTTGCCCAGACTGTACCATTTTTCAGGCGCCATTTCCTTGTCCTCAAATTCAATGTCATATTCTGCCAAGAAGTGAACCAGCAATGAAGTGATCGGCGTGTGGCTTTGGGGGAAGGGCTGTGGAGGGATTGGGTACAATCTGGGTCCCTGAGTACCCAGGCCAACTGGCATCTCCAGATTCCCATGAGGAACCGTGAGTCTCCCCAAGCCATGTCCCCCCAGGAAGGCTCCAGGAGGAGGGAGGACCCCAGGAGGGGCCAGGGCTGGCAGAGATGATGGTAGGGTAGCACCGAGCTCAAGCCTCTTACTCTCAATGGGGGCATTGTGGTCTTCTGCAGGACTCCAGGACACGCGCACCTGGCTCTGCGTCAGCAGGTGCAGATCGGACAGCACCAGCCGTGGCACTGGCCCGGGGCTGCCTGAGGGTGGGGAGGGTAGGTGCTTGAAAGGGCCCAGCGATGTGAGCCCTGGCCTTCTGGAGTGGAGGCTTCCACCCTAAGACTTACCCACCACCAAGAGCTGTGCCCTACTCTCCACCACATCCAGCTCGGTGCTGGCCACGCAGCTGTAGTTGCCCTGGTCGCTGTAGTCCAGGCTGTGGATGACCAGGCGCCCATCCTCTATGAAGTACCTGTGGAGGAGCCATGTCTGTCCTTCCTGCCATCTGGGCTCTTCTCCCCTCTcatccctgcctcctgccttctTTCCCCACTCCTGTCAGAGCCTTCCCCCTCAAAGCAAGCATGAGGCCAGAAGGTCTGGACTTCTAGCTTTTCCCACTCTGCCCCCTTTCACTATCACTGTCCTCACTTGTCACTGTCCCCAAGCTCCTGGAGGTCTCGGCCGTCCCCACGCCAGGTGATGCTGGGCTGCAAGGAGGGGTCAAAGGAGGCCTGGCACGTGAAGGTCACCCTCGAACCTTTCTTCTCGATTGCGCTGCGGGGTCCCTGTGTGATCTGAGTTGCATCTGAGGGTAATGCATACGTGAGGAAGTCACTCTGATGTCCTCCAGGGGCCCGGACCCTCCCTCCCAGAGGCACAGCCAGCCATGTGGCAAGGGTAGCCTGACCTTTAACCTTCAAGTTAGCCACAATGGTCACATTGTTTTGGTCATTGGCAGCCAGGCAGAAGTAGCGTCCGGTGTCATTGGCCTGGAGGTCTCGAATGCCCAGGGTCCCGTTGGCATAGGGGAAGAAGCGTTCATCCTGAAGCACTGTTGTCCCATCCTCATCCAGCCTGGAGGGAGCAGGGTGGGCCTGGCTCTGACTGGCTGGCCTGGGGTCCCTGCCCTCCCTGGCTCCCTGGCCACTGAGACAGGACTCTCACCACTACCGGGACAAGACACTCACCACTGAACGCTGGGCACAGGCGCTCCGAAGGCCTTGCAGAGAAGGTAGGCGGTGCTGCCCTGGACGGCCATGTACGTCTGATTGTCCGCAGTCAGGATCTTGGCCGGCAGCTCTAGGGGAGGAACAGTCTCGGGAAACAGGGTGGGACTTGGGGCCACAGCTGGGCCAGGAGCCAGGGACCATCTGCACGGCTTCCTCAGGCCCCCAAGAGCCCTGCAAGTCTTGCTTCCCTGCTCCCAGCTGAGGCCCCCGCCAGGCTGCGTCTCTCTCTGCCTTCAGACACTGCCCTCTGCCTCAGATGCGCCTCTGGTTGCAGCCACCCAACTTTTACGTTATTCCAGACCTAACTGACAGTCACCTCTCCCCAAAAACCTTCCTGGCCTGGTCCCCAGCCTTCCCTGAGGTTCCAGGAGAGGTGCCACCTGGGCTGGCCTCGGTCACATCCTGTCCGTGGTGAGCCTCCACTCAGTCACAGTGACAAGGCCTTTCCCCTCTTACATCTCCCTCGGCTATCATGAGGCTGAGTGAGATGGGGTGAAGGGTCTCAGCAAGGAGAAAGGCCGGTGCCAGCCTGGTAGGCCGAGGACACGTCAGCTGCCAGCTGAGTCACTCTGGTGGCCTGGCCCAGTGGGCTGCAGGGACAGACTGGGAGTTAGGAGGTAAGGAAGGGAGGGTACTCACGGACAACATAGATGTAGGCATTGGCCAGCAGGAGCCCATGCCGGTTGCGGGCCTCACATTGGGTCACCATTGTGTCACTGGGCTGCGCGTTGCTCAGGATCAGGGCACCACGCTGAATCCGGTACTTCTGGTCCTTGGCTAACTCTGTGCATGCAGCAGGTGTGCCCGTGGGCCCCAGCCCGGCATTGAGCTGAGTTGAGGCCCTTTCTCAccctccttttcctctccccCACAGCGCCCAGGGCTCACCACACTCCCCACTCCTGCCTGAGGCcctgctcaccctccatggggATCCCGTTGATTCTCCAGGTGACCTCTGGTTGGGGCCTGCCCTGGACTTGACAGTCCAGGCGGGCAGTCTCTCCTGGCCCATATAGATGGCTCTGGGGCTTGTGAAGCCAGTACGGGGCAGCTAGGAAGAAAGGGACAGCCAACCTGAGCCCGCAGCTGGCAACCAGCTCTTGCCCCAGCAAagaccctcccctcccccatgacAGTGGGCATCATGGGCCACTGTCCTAGGAGGTCCATACCCTCCACGGTGACATAGTAGGCGTGCCGGGCACTGCCCAGTGAGTTCTCGGCCAGGCAGCGGTACTCGCCATCATCCTCCTCGCCCACTTTCAGCAGCTGCAGGGTCTTGTTGTGGTTCTGGTAGGTGACACGGTCGGCTGGCATGGGGCCGCTGGGGCGCAGCCATTTGATGGTGGGCGTGGGACTGCCCAGGAGGCAAAAGGAAGAGAGcagaagggagagaggacaagGCCACTCACCCCAGCCCCCTACACCCTGCAGTGGTCTGAGCTCCCCGCTAGGGCTGCCCCACCCTGATCTGCCCTGCCTTGGGTGCCCAGACTCACAAGCCCTCGGCGATGCACTCCAGGACCAATGGCTGCCCCTGCAAGGCCACCAGGTGGCTGCTGGAGTTGGTGGGGAAGAGCAGGCGCGGCTTCCTGTCAATCATGCTGTTGGCTGCCAGGAGAAAGTGGGTGGGTGGGCTGCCCACTCTTCCCTCCACCCCAAAATCGCAAGGCTGAGGGACTTAACACTCCAGCCAGCCCCTGGggcctctgtttcttcctccGTGAAGGAGAGTGTGCTGTCTCTGCTCTCGACGCCTGGGAAGGGGTCTGGGCAGAGTAGAGGTGGGAGCCAAGCTGTTCTTGAGGAAGCCTGGAGTTGTCAGATGGACCTATGTTGGGAAGGGCCATGCCTGAGGGTGAAAGGAGTCAGGGAGAGGGTGCAGAGCCTCTGAGACTCACTGGCCTTGACCCGGAGGTCAATGGGCTCCTTCTGAATGATAGTCCTGGTGCCTGGGAAGTGGGCGTGGCAGATGTAGTCTGAGTGATTGTCAGAGGTGAGCACATTGGCAAAGTAGAGGTTGCCGTTCTGGCCCATCGTCACCCGCTCATCCTGTTTGATGTGCAAGATCTCTGCAGGGGGAAAGGAGGCTGAGGTCATGACCCTGTCCAGGAAGACACCCCCGCTAACACCCCGACCCCATGAGGCAACTGCTCGCCGGCACTCACTGCTGTTCATCCAGTATATCCGGAGAGGCTCTGCACTTGGGGGAGGGTGGCAAGGCAGAACAACTGActccccttcctccacctccacGGGCTTCACTGTCTCCTTTGGCCACTTGGGGGCACCTAGAAGGGACAGACGGGCTGACACTCTCCTCTTGGCCCAGATGGTGCTGGGCAGGAGAAgggaggcgggggcggggggaaTGGTGGGCTACCCTGGGGATGGATGAGAAGGTGAGAGGGTCAGGCCAGGAGAAAGTTCACAGAAAAGGAGGCAGACACTCTGGATACCTTCTGGGCTCATGGCAGAGActggcacttagggaggccaggGTGAGCAGGAGGCCAGGAGGCCAGGAAGGGTTAACCTTCCATGGTTCTCAActctccctgcccaccccaggAAAGGACGGGtggggggaggctgaggctgaggtgcaGTGATGGGGGAGGGGAGCTGTGGAGGGATGCAGGAGTCACAGACCCTTCCATCATCCTGACACAGAAACCATGGCAACGGTTCCCAAGGTAAccagaggggtggggaggggagaggagagcgCTCAGGAGGCAGAAAGCTCAGGGAGGATGGAATGCGAAGGGAAAACCCCAGGGAAAAGGCGACACAGATCAAGACAGAGCTGTGGGGCAAGAGAAACCAAGTCggaggtggagagggagagatggagagccAAGTGGAAAAGCCAGAGAAGAGGGGCCCTGCTAAGGAGTGCGGGTGTGGACAGAGATGACTGCAGCCAGCCAGCCCCTCACCCCCGCCACCTTCCCACCCAGCCGTGAGGCAGGCACCAGGAAAGCCTGAGGGAGTGAAGGGGCATGAGATGACTGGAAGCGCaatggagacagagacagggtAAAGAAGGAGAAGACTGCACAAGAAACAAGATGGGCCAGGGGAGAAGCTGGGGTGGAAGGCTGGCAGGGCACCCAGGCCCCTCGCCATGAGACAACCAGCTGAGAGACAGCAGCTTCCAGCCCACACTCCCACACGAGCTCCGGGACCTGCCCTCCCTGGTCCCTGCAGCGCCTCGCACCCTCGGCCATGAGTCGGATCTCATGGGACATGGCGGTGCCCAGCTTATTGCTGGCAAAGCAGCGGTAGATGCCCTGGAACCTCTGCGCAAAGTTGCTGTTGTTGCCTGTGATGGTGAAGGAGCCAGAGTGGGGCGACTGGTACACGGTCACACCCAGCTCTTCCTTGGGTTTGAAGTGGACACCATCCCTCGTCCAGCGGAACCTGTGGGCGGAAAAAGGCCCAGAGGCCTGAGGCCCTGGAACCCAACGGGGGCTGGAACAGGCTGGAGGGGACAGGTGCAAGCAGTCAGGGCCCCCAGGGGATGGACTGGGAGATGGCAAGGACTTGGGCTGATTAGCAAGGTTTGGGGCTTCTGGGCTTAGAAATTAGGCAGTTCAGGGAGGCACAGGCCGGGGTCAGTGGCAGGCAACAGGGGCTGAGACGGCAGAGATCACTCACTGCACTTCAGGCTTGCCACTGGCCTCACACTTGAGGCTGATGTCATCTGTGGGGAAGACAACCAGGCGCCGTGGAGACTGTTCCGTGATGACAGGTGGCTCCATCACTGGAGACAGGGTGGAGAGAGCGGTGGTGAGGGTGCTGCCTGGCTGGTGCCATAGCCTCGGCCCCTGTCCCATCGTGAGGGAAGCAGGGTCCAGAGCCCTTGGAGGCCCCATGGCCACAGGGGGATGAATGGAGGGGAAGAACAAAAGAGGCTTGTGGGAcatgaaaagaggaagaaagagaaacggACACATGCAAAAATGTAAAGAGAGGCAGGGACAGAGGGGACAGCCACGGAAGTTACAAAGAGATgcctgaaaaagacaaaaagcgTATGACAGAAAGAAGCCGGGATAACAAAAGCCAAGACACAGAAACCAAGAAGGACAAACCCCAGACAGGGGAGAAGGGACCAGAGAGAATGGCAGAGAGGAACAGTGAGGGTGACAGAGTACCCAGGCTGGGGCAGAGGCAGAACAAAGCCAGCCCTGCACAGGTGAGAGAAGCACATGGTGCTCAGGAAAGCCAAGCAGGACCCGGGCACTCAGGAGGGCGGGCATGCAGGCTCAGCCAAGGGCCCCCTTACCCCTCTTCTTGGCCTTCTTGGAAACACTCTCACCCCTCCCCAACTTACCATGGTGTCCTTCATCTGAGAAATCCAGGCAGGCAGTGAGGGAGGGAATGGAGAGAAATACTGACAGGCAGCCCCAGAGTGGGGCAGATGGCAGGGGACATAGTAAGCTTCTGCAGTCCCCCGGTGGAGAGGGAATGGCAGTAGAACAGGCCCTGGCAGTAGCAACAAGGGAGCACACGCTGGGCTGGAGCAGTGGCAGGTCAAGCCCAGGGAGATGGGACAGAGAAATGCCCAGGGGGAGGGGCTGCACTGGATAGACACGGGATATGTAGCCCAGAGGCAGCCAGGCCATGCCTCCAGGTCTAgcagacagggagagagaaattCTTGCCTTTAATAAGGAGCGTCCTTGCAGCCCCCTGGCAGGGCCTGGCAGGGCCTGCAGAACTGACCCCACCTGTTCAGGATGCCTTGGAAGGCACCCTCCCCTGCTCCAGCCTGCTTCCCTCCTAATCCAATTAGCACAGCTGAGTGTTTTCAATTACCAGGGCCCAGCCTTCAGAGCCCTGCTGCCCCCTCCCCCTGAAAACTATCCCAAAGGCCCTGCTGCCTCTGAGTTTCCATAGCCTGCGGGGTTGGCACCagccctcctcttctccctccttcctcccagtCAGTCACCAAGCTCTCTGGGGCAGAGGCCAGAGCTgctgccccagccccaggactCTGCAGAGCACTGGCCAGGGCGGCCtcaaggaagggagaagagggagggagggagggagcagcagGCTGCCTCTGAAAGCTTTGTCTCTGCAGAAGACCTCAGTGTGAAGgtccagggagggaggagggggctccCTGGGGACACTGCAGAGGGCCCTGAGCTGGGGAGGGAGATGGTGACAGGGATGACAGGATGCAGAAAGCCAACTAGGTGGAGGAAGCAGGAAAAGAGACAAAgcaggctggagtggctgggagggagagatggaagaTAGGTTCCAACAGGGAGGGCCGGCTGCCTGCCACTGCCCACTGTGCCATATCAGGGTCAAGAACAAGTGCTGGTCAGTGCCCAGGGCAGCCTTGGAGCTGCCATGGCCTTTGGCCTAGTTCTGTTCTCCCCACTCCCATCTTTCTGTAGAGAATGCACAGCTTGCATTCCACTGTACAGTGTTATATTGTGTATCCACCTCTGTGTCCTCTGTGTCTAAAAGCCTCACTGGTATGTGTTTCCACTTGTGTGGCCTCTCAGTGGCTCTGCTCCTTCATCCCTGTACCTGGCTTGTCTTCATGCACCAGTGTGCATGTGCCTATGTGCATCTGTGCCAGGGGAGTCTGCATGGCCCTGGCCCTCCATGTATGTGCCTAAGGGGCCAGCCTCTTTACCTCCTCCAAGCCCTCATTGCCTCCCAATGCCAGGTGCCTCCCCAGCCTCTCTCTCGCAGCCCCTGTCCCACTGCTGGTACAGACAGTCTTCCCAACCCCTATCCGCCAACTAATCTCTCAGTGACACTGGCCTCTTCCTTGTCCAGGTCCAGAGACAAAGGTGTCAAGATGAGGCTGGGAAGGGACTGGAGCCTGGTAGCTCAAGAGACACAAATGCCCTCACATATGATGCCCTGTGACATGCCCCTCACACAGCCTGACAGCTACTTAAAGAGAAGACACCATCACAGTAACACCCCCCACATGCAAGTGTGTACTCACATTCAGCcccactcacacatacacatgacCCACTGCAATCAAATGTCGTGATCAAATACCTCCCAACCTCCACAAACCTGGCCAGTAAGTAACAGAGTGACTCACACAGTTACCCATGTAAGGAAGTCAAAATCACATTCACGAATATCTACACTCAGTCAATCACAAgaacacacagaaatacacagtGTATCCATGCTTAGTCACAACCCTATGGCCACACTCCCCAACCTGCTTTGCCCCCAACAAATGTTACAACCAGAGACACATGCTCCagcagccctgcccccacccccaccaaataACTACACACGAAAAAGGGTCCAGAAGGCTGCTGAGCTGGGACCAGGATTTTTCAAGCCACCTTTTCCTGTCTCAGTTCAGAGACAGGGTGGCCAAGGGcccagcaggagaaagagaaacggGGACAAGACTTGAACACAAGCCTTTGGACAAACCAGCTGAGGGCTGGGACAGCCCCATTCTCCTGCTGCCACACCCCTGTAGTGGGGGATGGAAGCGGAGGAGTCGGAGTGGGGCGAGCAGGGATGGGGCGGCTAAGGAGAGCATGGAGGAGGCCCAAGACCTCGTGGCCCTGTGCCGGGTTCGCTGTCCCTGGTGCTGAAATCGCCCCGGCCGGCCGCGCCTGTCCCTGTCCATGGTGCTGACACGCCCCGCACCTTCTACCCTGCCCTTCTCTCCAGGGGTACCCAACGTCCTGGCTATGTCCTGCCCACCCCGTGCCCAGGAAAGGCCAGGGAGAGGAGTCAGAGTGCGGAACAAGGAGAAGGTGAGGAGGCAGAAGATAAAGAGGGGCCCAACATAGCGGCGAGGGGAGGCGCCCAGGTTCCCTTCAGCTACTCACATTCCTCGGGGATCTGGATAAGCAGGCAGGGGCTGCAGAGGAGGAGAGGCCACACATACCGCAGCGCCACGACCATCTTTCCCGGCGGCACCGCGCAGCACAGCCAGCCGGGCTCGGTTCAGGCTCCGGCCGCAGGGGAAGGGGTCTTGTGGTCGGCTTGGGGCGGGAGCTGGGAGTGGGGGCactgggagaggggagaagggaagggaagggtgggggaagagagaCGAGAGAACGGAAGGACGTTAGTGACTAACATCTGGGTAAGCCCGGGCTCTTGGCCCCGCCCTCAGCCCCGCCCCCAGCTGGCCGGCTTCTCCAGCCGTCCCCTCCCCATCCGCACCCCTCCCCACCTTGGAGGGAGAAATCTAGAAGAGATAGCCCGGGCTGGGCCCCCAGGTTGCCTTTTATTCCCTCTCTACTCTCTGTCTGCACCTTTCCTGCCAGCTGCCTACCCAGCACCAACTTGTTGCCCCATCAGCTCCCCTGTGCATGGCACAGGCCACTGTATGCACACCATCCCCGTATGTGTCTGCATGTGCCTGTGAGCAGGTGTCCGTGGGCATGTGTGTGGTTGTAGATCTGCATGCAGGGAGTGAGCTGAATGTGAGCTGGTATTTCTGTGGCGTGTCTTCTCTGGGAGGGGTTGCACTCATGAGTGGGTGTGTTAGTATGTGTGCCTGAGGGAATCAACACACAAGTCTGCTAGCTACGTGTGTCTTTATGTATCTGTGGAGATGAATCCATGTATCTATTATCTctgtgtgcacatatatgtaaAGAAGAACTCTTCTTGCAGTCACGTTGCTATAGCTTTCAGAGCCAACTGATGCCTGGGTGCTGTACAGCCCTAAAAAGCTAAGGGGGGCTTGGAAAATGGGatagagaagggaggaaaggggcCCAAGATGGCTGCATTTCACAAAATAGtttcaagaaaatgaagaaagaatggagaaagggccaggcacggtggctcatgcctgtaatcctcgtactttgggaggctgaggcaggtggaccacttgagggtgggagtttgagaccagcctggccaacatggtggaaccctgtctctactaaaaatacaaaaaaaaaaaaaaaaaaaaaagcaaagaaaaaaaaattagctgtagtggtggatgcctgtaatgccagctacttgggaggctgaggcacgggagtCACTTGAGCctgacaggcagaggttgcagtgagccaagactgtgccactgcactccagcctgggtgatggagtgagactctgtctaaaaataaaaataaaaataaaaggccgggcgcagtggctcatgcctgtaatcccagcaatttgggaggccgaggtgggtggatcacctgaagtcaggagttcaaaaccagccaggccaacatggtgaaaccctgtctctagtaaaaatacaaaattagggccgggcacggtggctcaagcctgtaatcccagcactttgggaggctgaggcaggcagatcttgaggtcagcagtttgagaccagcctggccaacatggtgaaatcccatctctactaaaaatacaaaaaaattggccaggcatggcagcgcatgcctataatcctagctactcaggaggctgaggcaggagaatcatttgaacccaggagacggaggttgtggtgagtagagattgtgccattgcactccagcctggtcaacagagcaagactctgtctcaaaaagaaaaagttagcctggtgtggtggtgcattcctgtaatcccagctactggggaggttgaggcaggagaatctcctgaatccaggaggctgaagttgcagtgagccaagatcacgccattgcactccagcctgggcaacaagagagaaattccatggaaggaaggaaggaaggaaggaaggaaggaaggaaggaaggaagaaagagagaaagaaagaaagaaagaaagaggaaggaaggaaggaaggaaggaaggaaggaaggaaggaaggaaggaaggaaggaaggaaggaagggaggaaggaagagggaatggGGAAGGAAGCCTTCCCTCGAGAATTGGTGTGGGAGATGAGAGCAAGGAGGAAAACAGCCCCCCTGCTGTTCCTCAGCCCCCTTGGGGGCAAGAGAGGCCACTGAGGCCTCCTCCCTTCCAGATGCTCCAGGTTAGGGTCAGGACAGGGGTCAGGACAAGCTctgggacattttttttttttttttttttttttgagatggagtcttgctctgtcgcccaggctggagtgcagtggccggatctcagctcactgcaagctccgcctcccgggtttacgccattctcctgcctcagcctcccgagtagctgggactacaggcgcccgccaccacgcccggctaattttttgtatttttttagtagagatggggtttcaccgtgttagccaggatggtctcaatctcctgaccttgtgatccgcccgtctcggcctcccaaagtgctgggattacaggcttgagccaccgcgcccgtccagGACATtttctgtgagagtgtttctgaCACTTCTTGTGTGTCTCAAAGTCCCAACTTCTAGGTCTTTGTCTGAGTGTTCAGAGCTCAACTGCTGCATGTGTCCACCCCAAACCCAAGCCACACCAACCATGTCCACATCCACCTACAAGTAAGTGGACCCAAAGACTAAGGGTCTGAAAGAGGGAGCTCCTCTGACAATGACAAGAAGAGGAAACAGACTCCCAAGTGGCCAGACCACTTCAATTACAAACAGGAAGTGGTTAAAGTGCAGGTGAGGCAAGAAAAGGTGTTGTTAGGTGACAGAGCTTGGAGGCTGAAGTCCCAGACTGGACGCTTTCATTTAATCCATACTGCACATCCTCCCTCTGCCCAGCCAGGACCTTATCAAAGCGGGTACCGAGTCTCAGCAGGAACACCGAAAGGATGGTAGAGAAGTCAGCCATGCTGTGCTAAGGCTCTGGGCCTTGTCAGTTTTGTGTAACAGAGTCACCCAAGAAGAGCTGTGAATGCAGCAGATCCTGTGGGGACTCTGGGCAGGAGCTTGCTGCAGAGGGTGGTGGAGAAGCAGCAGGGTGGGTCAGCATGCATGGCCTGGAGGCCAAGAGATGACTTGGAGGGTAAGAAGTGTGATTCCCGACCTGCAAGAGCTGGACCAGGGCCCAGAAGGGAGGAGCAACAGTGGATCTgttccaccccagcctctccccacAAAGCCAGTGGATCAGGGGAGGCCCCAGGCAGCACTGGCCTCAACTTCAAGGCCTGTAGGAGCAGTAGGAGACTCAGATCAGAGAGCAGATGATCAAACAGCAGCCTTGGGAGCTCTGAGCATTGGTCttaggagggggaggggaggaaactGGAGCAAGGAGAAGCTCAAAGAAGGGCCCTCCTGCATATCAGAGGCTTGGGTGCTCTGGAGGTTGATGATTTCTGCCACGCAAGTTCCTCTATTTGTCCTCCAAATCTAGAATCCTGGAATGGTGTGTGGCATGTACACTCAGGGGAAATACAATATCCCCAAACCCCTGGTCCCCGCTCCCTGCCCCATCCCGGCGCTATCCTATCTTCCCACAGGCTCATATCCAACTTCTTTTTTGGTGTCCCAGTATTTTCCACCCAGCTTTCCACCACCCTGGGCACTTGGAGAcaggcaggaagcagccagaAGGTTGCGAGGCATAACAGCTGGGAGGGGGcgctccctcttcccctcccactGCTGCTGGGTCTCTGATCTCTCACCGTTCCTCAGGCAATTACAGAGCAAGCGGCTAGGGTTGTCAGCTCAGCAGGCCTTCTACCCCCCACCAGCACCACCAAGGGCAAAGGAGCGGGGAGGGGGTGTGTTCCACAGATGGAGCCAAGGCCGGGTCTGCCAAGGGTGACAGACAGAGTgagaagaggcaggagggagcAGGAGACAAAGACAGATGTAGGAAGACAGCGCTAACCACGATGGAGACGGTTAGGGAGGTGGGGAAATTCAGAAACGGAGACCCAGGCagcagggaaagggagagaagaggaaaccGGAGCACAAAGGGTGAGAGGCAGCCGCAGAGAGCACTGCTGAGAAATGGCAGAAAGAGCGAGAAgagtgaggggtgggggtgggcgtgTGCACGTGCGCGTGCGCACAGGCCGCCTGCACAGCATCCTTGTCCCTAGGGGCTGTGCCAGGCAAGGggcgggaaggaaggaagatggtcCTGGGTCAGTGGAGGGGCTTCCAAGTGTGGACGTCATGCTGGCCTGGGAGCAGGGTAGAGACAGACAGAGGGTGGAGAAGCT of Macaca fascicularis isolate 582-1 chromosome X, T2T-MFA8v1.1 contains these proteins:
- the L1CAM gene encoding neural cell adhesion molecule L1 isoform X4, giving the protein MVVALRYVWPLLLCSPCLLIQIPEELMEPPVITEQSPRRLVVFPTDDISLKCEASGKPEVQFRWTRDGVHFKPKEELGVTVYQSPHSGSFTITGNNSNFAQRFQGIYRCFASNKLGTAMSHEIRLMAEGAPKWPKETVKPVEVEEGESVVLPCHPPPSAEPLRIYWMNSKILHIKQDERVTMGQNGNLYFANVLTSDNHSDYICHAHFPGTRTIIQKEPIDLRVKATNSMIDRKPRLLFPTNSSSHLVALQGQPLVLECIAEGFPTPTIKWLRPSGPMPADRVTYQNHNKTLQLLKVGEEDDGEYRCLAENSLGSARHAYYVTVEAAPYWLHKPQSHLYGPGETARLDCQVQGRPQPEVTWRINGIPMEELAKDQKYRIQRGALILSNAQPSDTMVTQCEARNRHGLLLANAYIYVVQLPAKILTADNQTYMAVQGSTAYLLCKAFGAPVPSVQWLDEDGTTVLQDERFFPYANGTLGIRDLQANDTGRYFCLAANDQNNVTIVANLKVKDATQITQGPRSAIEKKGSRVTFTCQASFDPSLQPSITWRGDGRDLQELGDSDKYFIEDGRLVIHSLDYSDQGNYSCVASTELDVVESRAQLLVVGSPGPVPRLVLSDLHLLTQSQVRVSWSPAEDHNAPIEKYDIEFEDKEMAPEKWYSLGKVPGNQTSTTLKLSPYVHYTFRVTAINKYGPGEPSPVSETVVTPEAAPEKNPVDVKGEGNETTNMVITWKPLRWMDWNAPQVQYRVQWRPQGTRGPWQEQIVSNPFLVVSNTSTFVPYEIKVQAVNSQGKGPEPQVTIGYSGEDYPQAIPELEGIEILNSSAVLVKWRPVDLAQVKGHLRGYNVTYWREGSQRKHSKRHIHKDHVVVPANTTSVILSGLRPYSSYHLEVQAFNGRGLGPASEFTFSTPEGVPGHPEALHLECQSNTSLLLRWQPPLSHNGVLTGYVLSYHPLDEGGKGQLSFNLRDPELRTHNLTDLSPHLRYRFQLQATTKEGPGEAIVREGGTMALSGISDFGNISATAGENYSVVSWVPKEGQCNFRFHILFKALGEEKGGASLSPQYVSYNQSSYTQWDLQPDTDYEIHLFKERMFRHQMAVKTNGTGRVRLPPAGFATEGWFIGFVSAIILLLLVLLILCFIKRSKGGKYSVKDKEDTQVDSEARPMKDETFGEYRSLESDNEEKAFGSSQPSLNGDIKPLGSDDSLADYGGSVDVQFNEDGSFIGQYSGKKEKEAAGGNDSSGATSPMNPAVALE
- the L1CAM gene encoding neural cell adhesion molecule L1 isoform X5 codes for the protein MVVALRYVWPLLLCSPCLLIQIPEELMEPPVITEQSPRRLVVFPTDDISLKCEASGKPEVQFRWTRDGVHFKPKEELGVTVYQSPHSGSFTITGNNSNFAQRFQGIYRCFASNKLGTAMSHEIRLMAEGAPKWPKETVKPVEVEEGESVVLPCHPPPSAEPLRIYWMNSKILHIKQDERVTMGQNGNLYFANVLTSDNHSDYICHAHFPGTRTIIQKEPIDLRVKATNSMIDRKPRLLFPTNSSSHLVALQGQPLVLECIAEGFPTPTIKWLRPSGPMPADRVTYQNHNKTLQLLKVGEEDDGEYRCLAENSLGSARHAYYVTVEAAPYWLHKPQSHLYGPGETARLDCQVQGRPQPEVTWRINGIPMEELAKDQKYRIQRGALILSNAQPSDTMVTQCEARNRHGLLLANAYIYVVQLPAKILTADNQTYMAVQGSTAYLLCKAFGAPVPSVQWLDEDGTTVLQDERFFPYANGTLGIRDLQANDTGRYFCLAANDQNNVTIVANLKVKDATQITQGPRSAIEKKGSRVTFTCQASFDPSLQPSITWRGDGRDLQELGDSDKYFIEDGRLVIHSLDYSDQGNYSCVASTELDVVESRAQLLVVGSPGPVPRLVLSDLHLLTQSQVRVSWSPAEDHNAPIEKYDIEFEDKEMAPEKWYSLGKVPGNQTSTTLKLSPYVHYTFRVTAINKYGPGEPSPVSETVVTPEAAPEKNPVDVKGEGNETTNMVITWKPLRWMDWNAPQVQYRVQWRPQGTRGPWQEQIVSNPFLVVSNTSTFVPYEIKVQAVNSQGKGPEPQVTIGYSGEDYPQAIPELEGIEILNSSAVLVKWRPVDLAQVKGHLRGYNVTYWREGSQRKHSKRHIHKDHVVVPANTTSVILSGLRPYSSYHLEVQAFNGRGLGPASEFTFSTPEGVPGHPEALHLECQSNTSLLLRWQPPLSHNGVLTGYVLSYHPLDEGGKGQLSFNLRDPELRTHNLTDLSPHLRYRFQLQATTKEGPGEAIVREGGTMALSGISDFGNISATAGENYSVVSWVPKEGQCNFRFHILFKALGEEKGGASLSPQYVSYNQSSYTQWDLQPDTDYEIHLFKERMFRHQMAVKTNGTGRVRLPPAGFATEGWFIGFVSAIILLLLVLLILCFIKRSKGGKYSVKDKEDTQVDSEARPMKDETFGEYSDNEEKAFGSSQPSLNGDIKPLGSDDSLADYGGSVDVQFNEDGSFIGQYSGKKEKEAAGGNDSSGATSPMNPAVALE